The Urocitellus parryii isolate mUroPar1 chromosome 6, mUroPar1.hap1, whole genome shotgun sequence genome includes a window with the following:
- the Cinp gene encoding cyclin-dependent kinase 2-interacting protein isoform X2, which produces MEAKTLGVTTPRKPVLSVSARKIKDNAADWHNLILKWETLSDAGFTTANNIANLKINLLSKDKIELNSSSPASNGNEEKMYPQYDKELEVLCEELQATLDGLMRFPSSSQTCTGRSCS; this is translated from the exons CAAAGACTCTTGGAGTTACAACACCCAGAAAGCCTGTCTTGTCAGTCAGTGCAAGAAAAATTAAGGACAATGCAGCTGACTGGCACAATTTAATCCTGAAATGGGAAACCCTCAGTGATGCAGGTTTTACCACCGCAAATAACATTGCCAACTTGAAAATCAATTTATT GAGTAAAGACAAGATAGAATTAAATAGCAGCAGCCCAGCTTccaatggaaatgaagaaaagatgtaTCCACAATATGATAAGGAGCTTGAGGTGCTATGTGAGGAACTACAGGCCACCTTGGATGGTTTG ATGAGGTTTCCCTCCAGCTCTCAGACATGTACAGGCAGGAGCTGCTCCTGA
- the Cinp gene encoding cyclin-dependent kinase 2-interacting protein isoform X1, with protein sequence MEAKTLGVTTPRKPVLSVSARKIKDNAADWHNLILKWETLSDAGFTTANNIANLKINLLSKDKIELNSSSPASNGNEEKMYPQYDKELEVLCEELQATLDGLTKILVKMEKLSSTTKGICELENYHYGEESARPPLFHTWPTTHFYEVSLQLSDMYRQELLLKRTVGAELAHTVDRDLILSYLSMWLHQPYVESSSKLHLESMLLETGHRAL encoded by the exons CAAAGACTCTTGGAGTTACAACACCCAGAAAGCCTGTCTTGTCAGTCAGTGCAAGAAAAATTAAGGACAATGCAGCTGACTGGCACAATTTAATCCTGAAATGGGAAACCCTCAGTGATGCAGGTTTTACCACCGCAAATAACATTGCCAACTTGAAAATCAATTTATT GAGTAAAGACAAGATAGAATTAAATAGCAGCAGCCCAGCTTccaatggaaatgaagaaaagatgtaTCCACAATATGATAAGGAGCTTGAGGTGCTATGTGAGGAACTACAGGCCACCTTGGATGGTTTG ACCAAAATACTGGTGAAAATGGAAAAGCTGTCTTCAACTACCAAGGGAATTTGTGAACTAGAAAATTACCATTATGGGGAGGAGAGTGCTCGGCCCCCTTTGTTTCACACGTGGCCTACGACCCACTTCT ATGAGGTTTCCCTCCAGCTCTCAGACATGTACAGGCAGGAGCTGCTCCTGAAGCGCACTGTGGGTGCAGAGCTGGCCCACACGGTGGACCGGGACCTCATCCTGAGCTACCTGTCAATGTGGCTGCACCAGCCCTACGTGGAGAGCAGCAGCAAGCTGCATCTGGAGAGCATGCTGCTGGAGACAGGGCACCGGGCCCTGTGA